A section of the Oryzias melastigma strain HK-1 linkage group LG14, ASM292280v2, whole genome shotgun sequence genome encodes:
- the LOC112142743 gene encoding cilia- and flagella-associated protein 54 isoform X1, protein MNFPASHYGDLDDRNPVLIAFRRDIKSLVSLMKRPDGGAQVKGVRLLVEIWKQYKHRLPAKCYQDQMLQTADFLSEIKMHEVALWQGYSLHLQQFSSEEITDISDLEHFHACFFPEGLDVDQDVVSMKVRAMLGCALCTFELEKKHGVLKQKGLCKLLRVLSFIRIMMQAFQQHDHLSWHIYNGSSLIYNICRYLMTMNCSAEALEYLLWASISVELSVPLMTAKYLPLSVTLYCAGCYCYYDNQAAAQAEEFARRALGKINERAEEEEQSDTATSTEAQRAYKEASIKLSSLVFKRAVFEGRRPKYKTRIQSKSSLKDFASGPRPRTSTEKLLTSMFDSTAGQFLGILEALWDSSTRPLQTRILGDVELQEIALELLSAGVRILSGSPGEQKCEEHLVLNPIILTPTSTLIELAVTGEHRIPITSAVRFLKLLFQYKQLDVFADLSKQMLHILSDVKGQAFRKAERELALLHSYSSLFFQKGRLRDHISDVRSKSSVFLTDEISALVNTLQMSICGADPELHPDVDLVLDVILFLWNQVKMVMQNDQLQASEFSQCEQRTDSYHKWLWCLSVLCEVALACPLATVNCTMTAEMICTLAIQLEKASGSTRGPVFGSMEMTNAQLLQRVHDMVKKGLLSLSKGVSALIPQDLSAVTDSAFFQKLGPLHPPSASAEEIKRMNENRWKNTEGEEPEVEFEPSTNVFLLARDLHLELEIILHRVSVKLLHLHSVEKPELMDWIKNNKVSKALFLIQKALLEHDSEMMTDSNTTTNLLEEAFSLMEKAELEEKKLYMTLCQTKQKPHQEGKAPKPKGESPPPAPVLLSRTDHTFTFAPAPYDLGEQVCWYQLFGRVAEGINKTVRLNDCILPGTGLMVLVGSGGCVMRVEGLQPNQKYVFAVAAYDSEGRLLGNSIGQTTVPLLASVPVQLLATWAHLAQAAFQTNQYAAAKRACRKLWSHYIHPSSKSSSLWDRLTATSLHKATIQQSSPHLCNLVLTSIFIETEISIQEGALRCETLSNSSPFVWDQDARLAECDRMLVAIDLALCLNDGSSAVQAVVTCYGLLAPLMFHQIIHGNVVQVLQKCLLVLEENSGVLIHSWTGATTESLLYMTACITFYLSKVLRLLRKHQLAAAVLDRGRRLLQEATDARLQMSKHSSKAKTTGADGTVSDSVMIRRQFQALNTKQRRSRSTCEAEVTSGNCPPAPTVPEDPMVLCDLIYSCTLQEAHQEVMKIKWKTYFLEFAALFLQRTLEEGHPDLVLKWGENILQFLFRRDEMMGLSSKHLEAKNSKGGAETDTPQQNKMSVPHEELRKKLKKKLPCSMMRHVKTYRELCTVDNLLTMMSDVVRRSKKRLQLRNLCWEERPWRCQVHRCMAQAHLAAAHRDMETLQHSYSQFDPLYFSLAFTGLLIKKRPSSRHKSEGIPCPSDLGEQEEKREKKVVRFDTSGERCVEGGRFSPTVDLQIDRNSPVNSLKLAASHLRRSMVLAHRGGDWTLLLCVCHTVWSHSCKITSQLEAPPPFTEDQLQHIFTPLLVLATDLVMDMLNKLELWSLYDRDSTEEELESSVHFSAPLDDGSQVDLRWVRSLVLHTLERLHSCEKWESLSHFALLFNSYTRERYALIVAPLLLHAQRSLIERIRSVGGPAIPQPHHVKTQQSTGKEVTNRSYFHCQLLSGWSPSELPIDEDTSHTNVFPRDGASLKAAEKQRSLSLVCVPLDVEDTLSGYHRALQKTPHCLQVLQHSRSLLLLLLANTQPYLTQLQSAGRVSCSPVVKPTPNIRPCEPSGEDFSTPDAIFGLPVRPDCIPTVVASYSNSIKCLRASGHKSLSLLALRDMGNLHFYAGNVQAAQSCWIQAVDCALQSSGVVQKWDGVSFGGGSMPKTVKHAGVWGCLQAAVIAAKIAQFILTSDINQRTKCCLLSSHLFKCVLGCSMAQPQLDLQYASHTIREELLPGVDLFSEPRRLHVSSVVSSLHFVCRWLFMTGHHITLLPLLALYLHFVGPVCRDVRRTVEGKILKVRVLTELRMFSEAVMEVIQLTQGAGIFLPCGPFMAKTDLQPMATFYNNKSLLDNKEAVETLMNCDFAPEIQTMYGPSLCTSFSLARVQLVLALSETLRGLPDPDPKDSHATILVESESSVKERADEEPKPPKQKTFLLCHEESQLTSERIKIVLLEAASSLLTSTTEQLASLPCSEEEKLELTVESSLLKANLHLQQGRPKLSFDAAVSSLVLLQTSPVTIGASNSELTEVLQDPVMDTQPRDCPGAAEAAERIGPSLWLRCRLALVQSLVASIHTDATLLPGKNINEETARLLQEGIEECVGWGDRDTQALLLMESAELEALRGKTQESVAVLQEAVALLSEPACMPPGSMLTLARAALLLNDIQEHQSSSLLQVTRKLLDMQMRLFGQSVDDKVGVCPPGSDNIYLPYITMLKEITLRIDSMENSDNKDQPTSSVGGQTLHLI, encoded by the exons ATGAACTTTCCAGCTTCGCATTACGGTGATCTTGATGATAGGAATCCCGTCCTCATCGCTTTCAGACGGGACATCAAGTCGTTGGTGTCGTTGATGAAACGTCCGGATGGTGGCGCACAGGTGAAAGG GGTCAGGCTTCTTGTGGAGATTTGGAAACAGTACAAACACAGACTTCCAGCAAAGTGCTACCAGGATCAGAtgctgcagactgcagacttcCTGTCTGAAATTAAG ATGCATGAGGTTGCTCTGTGGCAGGGCTACAGCCTGCACTTACAGCAGTTCAGCTCAGAGGAAATCACAGACATCAGTGATTTGGAGCACTTCCACGCCTGTTTCTTCCCTGAAGGCCTTGATGTGGACCAAGATGTTGTTTCCATGAAG GTCCGTGCGATGCTTGGCTGTGCCCTCTGTACTTTTGAGCTGGAGAAGAAACACGGCGTCCTGAAGCAGAAGGGACTCTGCAAACTCCTGCGTGTGTTGAGCTTCATAAGGATCATGATGCAGGCCTTCCAGCAGCATGACCACCTCTCCTGGCACATATACAACG GCTCGTCACTCATTTACAACATCTGCCGTTACCTGATGACTATGAACTGCAGTGCAgag GCCTTGGAGTATCTTCTGTGGGCAAGCATCAGCGTGGAGTTGTCTGTCCCCCTGATGACGGCCAAATATCTGCCTCTGAGCGTCACTCTGTACTGTGCTGGCTGCTACTGTTACTATGACAACCAGGCTGCGGCGCAAGCAGAG GAATTTGCCAGGAGAGCTCTGGGAAAAATTAATGAACgagcagaagaggaggagcagagtgACACTGCCACCAGCACGGAGGCTCAGAGAGCTTATAAAGAAGCTTCTATCAAG CTCAGTAGCCTGGTGTTCAAGAGGGCAGTTTTTGAAGGCAGGAGACCCAAATACAAGACGAGAATCCAATCCAAAAGCTCCCTGAAAGACTTTGCCAGT GGGCCTAGACCTCGCACTTCCACAGAGAAGTTGCTGACGTCCATGTTTGACTCCACCGCGGGGCAGTTTCTGGGCATTTTAGAGGCTCTTTGGGACAGCAGCACACGGCCCCTGCAGACGAGGATACTGGGCGatgtggagctgcaggagatCGCCCTGGAACTGCTGTCCGCCGGCGTCCGCATACTATCCG GATctccaggtgagcagaagtGTGAGGAGCATCTGGTTCTTAATCCCATCATCCTGACACCGACTTCAACTCTAATAGAGCTGGCAGTGACAG GTGAACACAGGATTCCCATCACCTCAGCTGTGAGGTTTCTCAAGTTACTGTTTCAGTACAAGCAGTTGGACGTCTTTGCTGACCTTTCCAAACAGATGCTACACATACTGTCA GATGTGAAAGGTCAGGCTTTCAGGAAGGCCGAGAGAGAGCTAGCTTTACTTCACAGCTACAGCAGTTTGTTCTTCCAAAAAGGCCGACTCAGAGATCATATAAGTGACG TCAGATCCAAGTCTTCAGTTTTCTTGACTGATGAGATCTCTGCTCTGGTAAACACCCTGCAGATGTCCATCTGTGGCGCTGATCCT GAGCTGCATCCAGATGTCGACTTGGTTTTGGATGTCATCTTATTCCTATGGAATCAGGTGAAGATGGTTATGCAGAATGATCAGCTTCAAGCGTCAGAGTTTTCACAATGTGAGCAGAGGACAGACAGCTATCATAAG TGGCTGTGGTGTCTGAGCGTTCTCTGTGAAGTGGCCCTCGCCTGTCCGCTAGCAACAGTCAACTGTACCATGACAGCAGAGATGATCTGCACCCTGGCCATTCAGCTAGAAAAAGCCTCTGGTTCAACCCGAGGTCCAGTCTTTGGCTCGATGGAG ATGACCAACGCACAACTGCTTCAGAGGGTGCATGATATGGTGAAGAAGGGTCTCCTATCTCTGTCAAAGGGTGTCTCTGCTCTGATTCCTCAAGATCTTTCTGCAGTCACAGACTCCGCCTTCTTTCAG AAACTGGGCCCACTTCATCCACCCTCAGCATCAGCAGAAGAgataaaaagaatgaatgaaaatagGTGGAAGAACACAGAAGGTGAGGAACCGGAGGTGGAGTTTGAGCCTTCTACGAATGTGTTCTTGCTGGCCAGAGACCTTCATCTAGAGCTGGAAATCATCCTCCACAGGGTCTCTGTCAAGCTGCTGCATCTTCACTCAG ttgAAAAACCTGAGTTGATGGACTGGATTAAGAACAACAAAGTGTCCAAAGCTCTTTTTCTGATCCAGAAGGCCTTGCTGGAGCACGACTCCGAGATGATGACTGACAGCAACACAACAACGAATCTCCTCGAG GAGGCCTTCAGCTTGATGGAAAAAGCAGAACTTGAGGAGAAAAAACTTTACATGACTTTGTGCCAAACTAAACAGAAGCCCCATCAAGAGGGCAAAGCCCCCAAACCAAAAGGAGAAAGCCCTCCACCTGCTCCTGTCCTCCTTTCCCGCACTGACCACACTTTTACTTTTGCTCCTGCTCCATATGACTTGGGAGAGCAG GTGTGCTGGTACCAGCTGTTTGGCCGTGTAGCTGAAGGCATCAACAAGACGGTCCGTCTGAATGACTGCATTCTGCCAGGAACTGGACTTATG GTTCTGGTGGGTTCTGGAGGGTGCGTGATGAGGGTTGAGGGTCTGCAGCCCAACCAGAAGTACGTGTTTGCTGTAGCCGCCTACGACAGCGAGGGTAGGCTGCTGGGCAACAGCATAGGACAGACGACCGTACCTCTGCTGGCATCCGTGCCAGTCCAGCTGCTGGCCACCTGGGCTCACCTGGCTCAG GCGGCTTTCCAAACAAACCAATATGCTGCAGCTAAGAGAGCCTGCAGGAAGCTTTGGAGCCATTATATCCACCCCAGCTCTAAATCCAGCAGCCTGTGGGATAGACTTACTGCTACCAG CCTGCATAAAGCAACCATCCAGCAGTCTTCCCCTCACCTATGCAACCTGGTCCTGACCTCCATCTTCATCGAGACAGAAATCAGCATCCAGGAGGGGGCTCTCCGCTGTGAAACCCTTAGCAACAGCAGCCCGTTTGTTTGGGACCAG GACGCCAGACTGGCAGAGTGTGATCGGATGCTGGTGGCCATAGACCTGGCTTTGTGTCTGAATGATGGGAGCTCAGCTGTGCAGGCTGTAGTTACCTGTTACGGCCTGCTGGCTCCGCTAATGTTCCATCAAATCATACATGGCAACGTGGTGCAG GTGCTGCAGAAGTGTTTGCTGGTCCTGGAGGAGAATTCTGGTGTCCTCATACACTCATGGACTGGAGCGACCACAGAGTCCCTCCTTTACATGACAGCTTGCATCACTTTCTACCTCTCAAAA GTGCTGCGGTTGCTCAGAAAGCATCAACTGGCTGCAGCGGTTCTGGACCGCGGGCGCCGGCTGCTTCAGGAAGCCACTGATGCTCGGCTGCAGATGAGCAAACATTCCAGTAAAGCAAAGACG ACTGGGGCGGACGGCACAGTCAGCGATTCGGTGATGATCCGGCGGCAGTTTCAAGCgctgaacacaaaacaaagaagaagcaGGAGCACCTGTGAGGCAGAAGTCACCTCCGGTA acTGTCCTCCAGCCCCGACTGTCCCAGAGGACCCCATGGTTCTGTGTGATCTGATCTACAGCTGCACCTTACAGGAGGCCCATCAGGAAG TGATGAAAATCAAGTGGAAGACATATTTTCTTGAGTTTGCGGCTCTGTTCCTCCAGCGGACCCTGGAGGAGGGTCACCCAGACCTGGTTCTGAAGTGGGGGGAGAACATTCTTCAGTTTCTCTTCAG GCGTGATGAGATGATGGGACTATCGTCTAAACATCTGGAGGCTAAAAACAGTAAAGGCGGAGCTGAAACTGACACGCCTCAG CAGAATAAGATGTCTGTTCCACAtgaagaactgaggaagaagCTCAAGAAAAAGCTGCCGTGCAGCATGATGAGGCATGTCAAAACCTACAG AGAGCTCTGCACCGTGGACAACCTGCTGACCATGATGTCAGATGTGGTGCGCCGCAGCAAGAAGCGCCTCCAGCTGAGGAACCTGTGCTGGGAGGAGAGGCCGTGGAGGTGTCAGGTCCACCGCTGCATGGCCCAGGCCCATCTAGCTGCTGCTCACCGGGACATGGAGACTCTGCAGCACAG CTACAGCCAGTTCGACCCTTTGTATTTCTCTCTGGCTTTCACTGGACTTCTGATCAAGAAGCGACCCTCATCCAGACATAAGTCAGAAGGCATCCCCTGTCCCTCTGATCTGGGAGAACAGGAGgagaaaagggaaaagaaag TAGTTCGATTTGATACCTCTGGGGAAAGATGTGTGGAAGGAGGACGCTTTTCCCCAACAGTCGACCTGCAAATAGACAGAAACTCTCCAGTGAATTCCCTTAAACTTGCCGCTTCACATCTTCGCAGATCTATG GTTCTGGCACATCGAGGTGGTGACTGGActctgctgctgtgtgtgtgtcacaCGGTGTGGAGCCACAGCTGTAAAATCACATCCCAGCTtgaggctcctccccctttcaCAGAGGACCAACTGCAGCACATCTTCACTCCTCTACTAGTGCTAGCCACAGATCTAGTCATGGATATGCTAAACAAACTAGAG CTGTGGAGTTTGTATGATCGCGACTCGACAGAGGAAGAACTAGAGTCCAGTGTCCACTTCTCAGCTCCTCTGGACGACGGCAGTCAGGTGGACCTACGCTGGGTTCGCTCTTTAGTCCTGCACACCCTGGAGCGCCTCCATAGCTGTGAAAAATGGGAAAGTTTGTCCCACTTTGCCTTACTTTTCAACTCATACACTCG GGAGCGCTACGCCCTGATTGTGGCTCCTCTGCTCCTTCATGCTCAGAGGAGCTTGATTGAAAGAATCCGCTCAGTGGGGGGGCCGGCAATCCCGCAGCCCCACCACGTAAAGACACAGCAGAGCACGGGCAAAGAG GTGACCAACAGGAGTTACTTTCACTGCCAGCTGCTCAGCGGATGGAGTCCTTCTGAGCTTCCCATTGATGAAGACACGTCTCACACAAACGTCTTTCCCAGAGATGGAGCTTCACTCAAAG CTGCAGAGAAACAGCGCTCCTTGTCTCTCGTGTGCGTTCCTCTGGATGTGGAAGACACTCTGAGCGGTTACCATCGAGCCTTGCAGAAAACTCCACACTGCCTTCAGGTTCTGCAGCATAGCCGCTCCttactgctgctgctcctggcAAACACGCAGCCCT ACTTGACGCAGCTCCAGTCAGCAGGTCGGGTGAGCTGTAGCCCCGTGGTCAAGCCCACTCCAAACATCCGTCCATGTGAGCCCAGCGGGGAAGACTTCAGCACTCCAGACGCCATCTTTGGCCTTCCTGTCAGACCTGACTGCATACCAACTGTTGTTGCTTCCTATTCTAATTCCATCA AGTGTCTCAGAGCCAGTGGCCACAAGTCCCTCAGTCTTTTGGCTTTGCGTGACATGGGAAATTTACATTTCTATGCTGGAAACGTGCA GGCGGCTCAGAGCTGCTGGATCCAGGCTGTGGACTGCGCCCTTCAGAGCTCAGGTGTTGTGCAGAAATGGGATGGCGTGTCCTTTGGAGGAGGCTCCATGCCAAAAACTGTGAAGCACGCTGGTGTTTGGGGGTGTCTGCAGGCCGCTGTGATCGCAGCTAAAATAGCACA GTTCATCCTAACGTCTGATATCAACCAGCGAACCAAATGTTGCCTGTTGTCTTCTCACCTTTTTAAG TGTGTGCTGGGCTGCTCCATGGCTCAGCCACAGCTTGATCTCCAGTACGCCTCCCACACCATCAGAGAGGAGCTGCTCCCCGGAGTCGACCTTTTCTCCGAACCTCGCAGGCTCCACGTCAGCTCCGTCGTCTCCAGCCTCCACTTTGTTTGTCGCTGGCTCTTCATGACTGGCCACCATATTACG ctgctgCCCCTTCTTGCCCTTTACCTCCACTTTGTTGGCCCGGTCTGCAGAGATGTACGGCGCACAGTTGAAGGCAAAATTCTCAAA gttcgTGTCCTCACTGAGCTCCGTATGTTCAGCGAAGCTGTGATGGAGGTCATCCAACTCACACAGGGAGCAGGCATCTTCCTACCGTGTGGTCCTTTCATGGCTAAAACAGATCTCCAA ccAATGGCGACATTCTACAACAATAAATCTCTTCTGGACAACAAAGAG GCTGTAGAAACCCTTATGAATTGTGACTTTGCTCCTGAGATCCAAACAATGTACGGTCCATCGCTCTGCACCAGCTTCAGCCTGGCTCGCGTCCAGCTAGTCCTGGCCCTCAGCGAGACACTAAGAGGTCTTCCAGATCCAG ATCCTAAAGATTCACATGCTACAATCTTAGTGGAGTCGGAGTCCAGCGTAAAGGAAAGAGCGGACGAAGAACCAAAACCACCGAAGCAAAAAACGTTCTTACTTTGTCATGAAGAGAGTCAGCTCACATCAGAAAGAATTAAG ATTGTGTTACTGGAAGCAGCATCCTCTCTGTTGACCTCCACCACAGAACAGCTGGCATCGCTGCCCTGCAGTGAGGAGGAGAAGCTGGAGCTCACTGTGGAGTCTAGTCTTCTTAAAGCCaacctccacctgcagcagggACGTCCCAAACTCAG TTTTGATGCTGCAGTTTCATCTTTAGTCCTTCTACAAACATCACCTGTGACTATTGGAGCATCCAACTCTGAACTTACAGAGGTTTTACAG GACCCAGTGATGGATACTCAGCCCAGAGACTGTCCTGGAGCTGCCGAGGCAGCCGAGAGAATCGGTCCGTCTCTGTGGCTGCGGTGCCGCCTGGCTCTGGTACAAAGCCTGGTTGCCAGTATCCACACAGATGCAACTCTTCTCCCAG GTAAGAACATCAATGAAGAGACGGCGCGGCTGCTGCAGGAGGGTATTGAGGAGTGCGTTGGATGGGGAGACCGTGACACTCAGGCTTTGCTGCTGATGGAATCTGCTGAGCTGGAAGCACTGAGAGGAAAGACGCAAGAGAGTGTAGCGGTGCTGCAG GAAGCGGTGGCTCTGCTGTCGGAGCCCGCCTGCATGCCTCCGGGCTCCATGCTGACTTTAGCTCGAGCCGCTTTGCTGCTCAATGACATTCAAGAACATCAGAGCTCCTCACTCCTCCAGGTCACGAGGAAGTTGTTGGACATGCAG atgcgTCTGTTTGGTCAGAGTGTGGATGACAAAGTGGGCGTCTGTCCTCCTGGCTCTGATAACATTTACCTCCCTTACATCACCATGCTGAAGGAGATCACGTTGAGGATTG ATTCCATGGAGAATTCTGACAACAAGGACCAGCCGACATCTTCAGTCGGGGGTCAAACTCTCCACCTAATCTGA